In Miscanthus floridulus cultivar M001 chromosome 5, ASM1932011v1, whole genome shotgun sequence, one genomic interval encodes:
- the LOC136453742 gene encoding protein trichome berefringence-like 7 yields MVSGSFSRSTSARLTARGGVGSPRVSTPGAAHRNWYWAAAPSGPSFDRVVLAFFLASVALVLSCALYLYVFRYLGRGRVVAEFAGGENLESCDVFDGVWVPDQGHPLYNSSQCPFAERGFNCLANGRKDTEYLKWRWKPRGCDLPRFSARALLQWLRGKRVVFVGDSMSRTQWESFICMLMTGVDDPQTVYEVNGNQISKTIRFLGVRFESFNLSVEFFRSVFLVQQIPALRHGRRRVRAILKLDKLDDLSQKWANSDVLIFNSGHWWTASKLFDMGCYFEAGGVLKLGTSINAAFKMALETWASWVKEKIDLRRTRVFFRTYEPSHWSGLNQKVCEVTEQPTTEANGNDRREFGDILAGVVANMSVPVTILNVTLMGAFRSDAHIGLWSHPNTILDCSHWCLPGVPDAWNELVFSHLLTNGWRVPAS; encoded by the exons ATGGTGAGCGGAAGCTTTAGCCGGAGCACATCCGCGCGGCTCACAGCGAGGGGCGGCGTTGGGAGCCCGCGGGTCTCGACGCCGGGAGCCGCGCACCGGAACTGGTACTGGGCGGCGGCGCCGTCGGGGCCGTCGTTCGATCGCGTCGTCTTGGCCTTCTTCCTGGCCTCCGTCGCGCTCGTGCTCTCCTGCGCTCTGTACCTCTACGTGTTCCGATACTTGGGCCGGGGCCGTGTGGTCGCCGAGTTCGCCGGCGGCGAGAATCTCGAGTCCTGCGACGTGTTCGACGGCGTCTGGGTGCCGGATCAGGGGCACCCCTTGTACAACAGCTCGCAGTGCCCGTTTGCGGAGAGGGGGTTCAATTGCCTGGCCAATGGGAGGAAGGACACCGAGTACCTCAAGTGGCGGTGGAAGCCTCGGGGATGCGATTTGCCGCGGTTCAGTGCCCGGGCTCTGTTGCAGTGGCTGAGAGGGAAGAGGGTCGTGTTTGTGGGGGACTCCATGAGCCGAACGCAGTGGGAGTCCTTCATTTGCATGCTCATGACAGGGGTAGATGATCCACAGACGGTTTATGAGGTTAATGGCAACCAGATCTCAAAGACAATCCGGTTTTTAGGAGTGAGATTTGAGTCCTTCAACCTCAGTGTGGAGTTCTTCCGGTCCGTTTTCCTTGTGCAGCAGATCCCTGCGCTTCGCCATGGGCGCAGAAGGGTCCGTGCCATCCTCAAGCTTGATAAGTTGGATGATTTAAGTCAGAAATGGGCAAACTCAGATGTTCTTATTTTCAACTCAGGGCATTGGTGGACTGCCAGCAAATTATTTGACAT GGGTTGCTATTTTGAGGCTGGAGGTGTGCTTAAACTAGGAACATCCATTAATGCTGCTTTCAAAATGGCATTGGAAACTTGGGCTTCATGGGTGAAAGAGAAAATCGATTTAAGGCGAACACGAGTATTCTTCCGTACATATGAACCGTCTCACTGGAG TGGCTTAAATCAAAAGGTGTGCGAAGTAACAGAACAACCTACAACTGAGGCCAATGGAAATGACAGGAGAGAATTTGGGGATATACTTGCTGGTGTTGTGGCAAATATGAGTGTCCCTGTGACCATACTAAATGTGACTTTGATGGGGGCCTTCAGAAGTGATGCTCATATTGGCCTTTGGAGTCATCCTAATACCATACTTGATTGCAGCCACTGGTGCCTTCCAGGAGTTCCAGATGCTTGGAATGAGCTTGTATTCTCCCACCTTTTGACGAATG GTTGGCGAGTGCCGGCTAGCTGA